The following are from one region of the Chloroflexota bacterium genome:
- a CDS encoding c-type cytochrome — MSNSSRMKTRHGGNHGTTMMANGRHGNARRFAGRAALITLVALLTVAALGCYNTRTGRVDVGGSINFKLPAFTQTGSHAVQMFTEMHYQPSYRVQEGPRILPPPDSVPVTGREIEYDTAAAYQALRIPDAIAQDPNTLTRARETYDVNCLVCHGSNLRGEDGDATILPYLANASGARPRNLVDVKLSDDGEQIIGAASDATTDGEIYAWITYGGQAGFASALRDRPTTSWMPQFINLLSEEERWELVALIRSEQAK, encoded by the coding sequence ATGAGCAACTCTTCCCGAATGAAGACCCGCCACGGTGGGAATCACGGAACGACAATGATGGCAAACGGTCGTCATGGCAATGCTCGCCGGTTCGCCGGACGAGCGGCGCTGATAACGCTCGTCGCTCTGCTGACGGTCGCCGCGCTTGGCTGCTACAACACGCGCACAGGCAGGGTGGATGTCGGCGGATCGATCAACTTCAAGTTGCCCGCGTTCACGCAGACGGGCAGCCACGCGGTGCAGATGTTCACCGAGATGCACTATCAGCCGTCTTATCGCGTGCAGGAAGGTCCGCGCATTCTGCCGCCACCAGACTCCGTGCCCGTAACCGGCAGGGAAATCGAGTACGACACGGCAGCGGCGTATCAGGCGCTGCGAATCCCGGACGCGATTGCCCAAGACCCGAACACGCTGACAAGAGCGCGCGAGACTTACGATGTCAACTGCCTAGTGTGCCACGGCTCCAACCTGCGCGGCGAAGACGGCGACGCTACGATACTGCCGTATCTGGCGAACGCAAGCGGCGCACGCCCGCGTAACCTGGTCGATGTAAAGCTCAGCGACGACGGCGAGCAAATCATAGGCGCAGCAAGCGACGCCACCACCGACGGCGAGATATACGCATGGATAACCTATGGCGGACAAGCCGGCTTCGCGTCCGCTCTACGCGACCGCCCAACAACATCCTGGATGCCTCAGTTCATAAACCTCCTAAGCGAAGAAGAACGTTGGGAGCTGGTTGCGCTGATAAGATCCGAGCAGGCGAAGTAA
- a CDS encoding iron-containing alcohol dehydrogenase codes for MTSQALETAYTIDTSSIKFGVGVTREVGYEMHRLGTRRVMVVTDPRMASSEAVEITLRSLRNEGIDAVLFDRVSVEPTDVSFKEAITFATEGNFDGYVAVGGGSSIDTAKAANLYATWPADFLAYVNAPIGEGRPVPGPLKPLIAIPTTSGTGSETTGVAIFDFLKMEAKTGIAHRALRPVMGIVDPLHAQTLPSEVVAYSGFDVLCHALESYTALPFSERDAPENPGLRPSYQGSNPISDVWATRAVEMVAGSMVRAYDDADDIEARSQMMLAATFAGVGFGNAGCHLPHGMSYPVSGMVREFCPDGYPQEAPLVPHGMSVILNAPAVFRFTAPTNPARHLHAARLMGQEVHGANPEDAGELLVDAIVGLMRRVNVPNGLSAIGYSEDDLDKLVEGTLPQHRVVKLSPRPAGAEELRSLFRDSMNLW; via the coding sequence ATGACTAGCCAGGCGCTTGAGACGGCATACACGATTGACACTTCTAGCATTAAGTTTGGCGTGGGCGTTACGCGCGAGGTCGGATATGAGATGCACCGGCTAGGCACGCGCCGCGTGATGGTCGTCACCGACCCGAGAATGGCAAGCAGCGAGGCGGTAGAGATTACGCTGAGATCACTGCGGAACGAGGGCATCGACGCCGTGCTATTCGACAGGGTTAGCGTCGAGCCTACGGATGTGTCATTCAAGGAGGCAATCACATTCGCCACGGAAGGCAACTTCGACGGATATGTGGCGGTCGGCGGCGGGTCGAGCATCGATACGGCGAAGGCTGCGAATTTGTACGCCACCTGGCCTGCGGACTTTCTCGCATATGTGAACGCGCCAATCGGCGAGGGCAGACCCGTGCCCGGACCGCTGAAGCCGCTGATTGCCATCCCCACGACGTCCGGCACTGGCAGCGAGACGACAGGCGTAGCGATTTTCGACTTTCTGAAGATGGAAGCGAAGACAGGCATCGCACACAGAGCGTTGCGCCCGGTGATGGGCATCGTTGATCCGCTGCACGCGCAGACGCTGCCGAGCGAGGTAGTCGCGTACAGCGGGTTCGACGTGCTCTGCCATGCCTTGGAGTCGTACACTGCCCTGCCTTTCAGCGAGCGGGACGCGCCGGAGAATCCTGGCCTTCGTCCGTCGTACCAAGGCTCGAACCCGATTAGCGATGTGTGGGCGACTCGCGCTGTCGAGATGGTGGCTGGCAGCATGGTGCGCGCATACGACGACGCGGATGACATCGAGGCGCGCAGCCAGATGATGCTCGCGGCGACATTCGCGGGTGTCGGGTTCGGCAATGCCGGCTGCCACCTGCCGCACGGCATGTCGTATCCGGTGTCGGGCATGGTGCGCGAGTTCTGCCCGGATGGGTATCCGCAGGAGGCGCCGCTCGTGCCGCACGGCATGTCCGTGATACTTAACGCGCCCGCCGTATTCCGCTTCACCGCGCCGACGAACCCGGCGCGCCACCTGCACGCGGCGCGGCTGATGGGACAGGAAGTGCACGGAGCAAACCCGGAAGACGCCGGCGAACTTCTCGTGGACGCCATCGTAGGACTGATGCGGCGCGTGAATGTGCCGAACGGGTTGTCTGCGATAGGCTACTCGGAAGACGACCTCGACAAGCTGGTGGAAGGCACGCTGCCGCAGCACCGAGTTGTGAAGCTATCGCCGCGTCCCGCCGGCGCGGAAGAACTGCGGTCGTTGTTTAGAGACTCTATGAATCTCTGGTAG
- a CDS encoding transcription elongation factor GreA, with amino-acid sequence MTSGAAESTTIQEALDMYVRSLKSGGKSKGKSSKSDEPIDHKALYQFVQYFSPETPLQKLSPSDIGSYAEHVNGEGHDPGATSQLQSVKKFLEYAKKSEDITEENLSRYVRIRKSRARQGATVVSSESQPIELTSEGHEQLVQQRTRLMAESATLVEEIRRARADGDVTENSPLDAAREEQGRVEARIQEITATLEKSVIIDEGQARDSKVVKIGARVEVKDLNSGREPNTYTLVNKTEANPLDKRISDDSPMGKALMGKRVGQKLKVETPRGTQNYEVVSIA; translated from the coding sequence GTGACTTCGGGAGCGGCGGAATCTACCACTATACAAGAAGCCTTGGACATGTATGTCCGGAGCCTCAAATCTGGCGGCAAGTCCAAGGGCAAGTCCAGCAAGAGTGACGAGCCAATCGACCACAAAGCCCTCTACCAGTTCGTGCAGTACTTCTCGCCCGAAACCCCTCTGCAGAAACTTTCTCCGTCGGACATTGGCTCATACGCAGAGCATGTCAATGGCGAGGGACACGACCCCGGCGCAACCAGCCAACTGCAGTCGGTCAAGAAGTTCCTCGAATATGCTAAGAAGAGCGAGGACATCACGGAAGAAAACCTGTCGCGCTATGTCCGAATTCGCAAGTCGCGAGCCAGACAAGGCGCTACGGTGGTTTCGAGCGAATCGCAGCCTATCGAACTGACATCTGAAGGGCATGAGCAACTAGTCCAGCAGCGCACGAGGCTTATGGCGGAGAGCGCGACTCTCGTCGAGGAGATACGAAGAGCGCGAGCGGATGGCGATGTTACCGAGAACTCGCCACTTGACGCAGCACGCGAAGAGCAGGGCAGAGTCGAGGCGCGAATCCAAGAGATTACCGCCACGCTGGAAAAGTCCGTCATCATTGACGAAGGGCAGGCGCGCGACAGCAAGGTCGTGAAAATCGGCGCTCGCGTGGAAGTGAAAGACCTGAACAGCGGCAGAGAGCCGAACACATACACGCTCGTGAACAAGACCGAGGCGAACCCCTTGGACAAGCGCATCTCCGACGATTCGCCGATGGGCAAGGCGCTGATGGGCAAGCGCGTCGGGCAGAAGTTGAAGGTCGAAACGCCTCGCGGCACACAGAATTACGAAGTCGTCAGTATTGCCTAG
- a CDS encoding sodium:proton exchanger translates to MTTTASNGKLWASVVLLVGAGIPGVTIRLAGITIDPALEVLIFGVGIVGGAFLLSWAAEVAQMDISASLAIAVLAFIAVLPEYMIEATLAWNAGESYSQLGVAGSSGVTKEMSLVAANVTGSNRLLVGLGWSAVIILFWLRRRKGFDMRGLLTLEMPMLLVATLLTLIVAFTKSIPIWLAVVCIGAYIFYLWRSSTQEAKEPELIGAGAMIAGFRPLYRRMWVLALFIYSAAVIVIAAEPFVVGLQATGEQLGVSEFLLIQWIAPLASESPEIIVAVLFALRANPDGGLTTIISSQVNQLTLLVGSIVVVFSISAGVPLTFPLDYFEPSNFFVRLASPFGLQASEFLLTAAMAAFAMLLASTRIVKLWHGLTLFAIFVAYLVALWALNFFGGIDTENVPLRMWSSVIVFTLAALLVALNWRRVVYIFKGVPHPATTGIAANAKMPSLGN, encoded by the coding sequence TTGACTACTACTGCGTCTAACGGCAAACTTTGGGCTTCCGTCGTACTGCTCGTTGGCGCGGGCATTCCCGGCGTGACAATCAGGCTGGCGGGGATTACCATCGACCCCGCTCTGGAAGTTCTGATTTTCGGCGTCGGCATAGTAGGCGGCGCGTTCCTGCTGTCTTGGGCGGCAGAAGTCGCGCAGATGGACATATCCGCATCACTGGCAATCGCGGTGCTCGCGTTCATCGCCGTGCTGCCGGAGTACATGATCGAAGCGACGCTCGCATGGAACGCGGGCGAATCGTACAGCCAACTAGGTGTCGCCGGCAGCAGCGGGGTGACCAAAGAAATGTCTCTCGTCGCGGCGAATGTAACCGGGTCGAACCGCCTGCTCGTCGGTCTCGGCTGGTCTGCGGTGATAATCCTCTTCTGGCTGCGGCGGCGCAAGGGATTCGACATGCGCGGCTTGCTCACGCTGGAAATGCCGATGCTGCTGGTCGCCACGCTTCTCACCTTAATCGTCGCGTTCACCAAGTCCATACCGATATGGCTTGCCGTCGTGTGCATTGGCGCGTACATATTCTACCTATGGCGCAGTTCCACGCAGGAAGCCAAAGAACCAGAGCTGATTGGCGCAGGCGCGATGATAGCCGGCTTCCGCCCGCTATACAGGCGGATGTGGGTCTTGGCGTTGTTCATATACAGCGCGGCGGTCATCGTGATCGCGGCAGAGCCGTTCGTGGTCGGCTTGCAGGCGACCGGCGAGCAACTGGGCGTTAGCGAGTTCCTGCTGATACAATGGATTGCCCCGTTGGCATCGGAATCGCCGGAGATAATCGTGGCGGTGCTGTTCGCCCTGCGCGCCAACCCGGACGGCGGTCTGACGACGATCATATCGTCGCAGGTGAACCAGCTGACGCTGCTTGTCGGCAGCATCGTGGTGGTGTTCAGCATATCGGCGGGGGTGCCGCTCACCTTCCCGCTCGACTACTTCGAGCCTAGCAACTTCTTCGTGCGGCTTGCCAGTCCGTTCGGATTACAGGCAAGCGAGTTCCTGCTCACGGCGGCGATGGCGGCGTTCGCGATGCTGCTAGCGTCCACGCGCATCGTCAAACTGTGGCATGGGCTTACGCTGTTCGCGATATTCGTCGCGTATCTGGTGGCGCTATGGGCGCTGAATTTCTTCGGCGGCATAGACACGGAGAACGTGCCGCTGCGAATGTGGTCATCGGTCATAGTCTTCACGCTTGCCGCGCTGCTCGTGGCGCTGAACTGGCGGCGCGTGGTGTATATCTTCAAGGGCGTCCCGCACCCAGCGACGACCGGCATAGCGGCGAATGCTAAAATGCCGTCGCTTGGAAATTAG
- a CDS encoding anaerobic glycerol-3-phosphate dehydrogenase subunit C: protein MATRAIEADTRELVEELQRNVTGEVRFDEMTRMLYSTDASIYQIEPVGVVLPWNTDDVIAVLETANRHNVPVLPRGAGTSLAGQTVANAIVMDFSRHMRDVVELNAEEGWVRAQPGIILDELNHKIASSGLFFTPDPSTSSRGNVGGALGNNSCGAHSIMYGKTVDNVESMDVVLANGDPAHFGPLDGAQLEARMRGENLEGDIYRNLFALGEAHRNEVLERYPKILRRVSGYNLDEFVGGSDFNMARFVVGSEGTLVTITEAKLKLWERPKITGLSVLHFDDLVQSMEATVATLDLEPAAVEMIGTMIIRQAQSSLAYSRITDFIEGEPEALLVVEFTAESDTELISKLEQLEARMRREGLAYAMPRLIKPSDQAKVWDVRKAGLGLMMNVPGDAKPLPFVEDTAVSPEKLPQFVKRFDEIVQCHGTEAGYYGHASVGCLHIRPLINLKDDAEVKKMVSISDEISDLVLEFGGSLSGEHGDGLVRSPYTEKMFGSEIYDAFRNVKRTFDPKGIMNPGKIVDAPPMTDSLRIGPQYQPLQIDTGFAYKEEGSFAHAIEMCNGQGQCRKVLGGTMCPSYMVTRDEEHSTRGRANALRSAMSGALPHEALTSKRMMQVMDLCLECKGCKAECPSNVDMAKLKYEFLDKYKKANGYSLRDRMMGNVAFFNKMASPFAPLANLPLKSAIGKELLDRYAGIDKRRDLPMLANQTFLQWFRASGGSPASDAVHGTVVLFPDTFTNYNHPELGIAAVKVLRHLGFRVALPEVGCCGRPMLSKGFMDKAKASARANVDSVYPLIEQGAKLVGLEPSCILSFRDEYEDLLGGEPKAKAIAENTMLIEEFLLYAQERHGAEIEFTQPPGTVLFHGHCHQKALVGTRPAMQVLNSIQGCEAREIQSGCCGMAGSFGMEKEHYDISMSIGEMALFPAVRAQEGEFELVMEGVSCRQQVESGTGKKAKHLVELLADAI, encoded by the coding sequence ATGGCAACGCGGGCAATCGAAGCGGACACAAGGGAATTGGTGGAGGAGCTGCAGCGCAATGTAACGGGCGAAGTGCGCTTTGATGAGATGACTCGCATGCTGTATAGCACGGACGCGAGCATCTACCAAATAGAGCCTGTTGGCGTCGTGCTGCCTTGGAATACAGACGATGTTATCGCTGTGCTGGAGACCGCAAATCGCCACAATGTGCCGGTGCTTCCGCGCGGCGCAGGCACGAGCCTCGCCGGACAGACGGTTGCGAACGCCATCGTGATGGACTTCTCGCGGCACATGCGCGATGTGGTGGAATTGAACGCCGAAGAAGGCTGGGTGCGAGCTCAGCCGGGCATTATCCTCGACGAGCTGAATCACAAGATTGCGTCCAGCGGCCTGTTCTTCACGCCGGACCCGAGCACCAGCAGCCGCGGCAATGTTGGCGGCGCGCTCGGCAACAACTCCTGCGGCGCACACTCCATTATGTATGGCAAGACGGTTGACAATGTGGAATCGATGGATGTCGTGCTTGCCAACGGCGACCCGGCGCACTTCGGACCGCTGGACGGCGCACAGCTGGAAGCTCGGATGCGCGGTGAGAACCTGGAAGGCGACATATATCGCAATCTGTTCGCACTCGGCGAAGCGCACCGTAACGAAGTTCTCGAGCGATACCCGAAAATCCTGCGGCGCGTGTCCGGCTACAACCTCGACGAGTTCGTGGGCGGCAGCGACTTCAACATGGCGCGCTTTGTCGTTGGTTCGGAAGGCACGCTGGTAACCATTACCGAGGCGAAACTGAAACTCTGGGAGCGCCCCAAGATAACCGGGCTGTCCGTCTTACACTTCGACGACCTAGTCCAATCCATGGAAGCCACCGTCGCCACGCTGGATTTGGAACCGGCCGCTGTGGAAATGATCGGCACCATGATTATCAGGCAGGCGCAGAGCAGCCTCGCGTACTCGCGCATCACCGACTTTATCGAAGGCGAGCCTGAGGCGCTGCTGGTCGTGGAATTCACTGCGGAATCCGACACTGAACTTATTTCGAAGTTGGAACAGCTCGAAGCGCGAATGCGGCGCGAAGGGCTTGCCTACGCTATGCCGCGCCTCATCAAGCCGTCCGACCAGGCGAAGGTCTGGGATGTGCGAAAAGCCGGACTGGGTCTGATGATGAACGTGCCCGGCGACGCCAAGCCGCTGCCGTTTGTGGAAGACACCGCAGTGTCGCCCGAGAAGCTGCCTCAATTCGTCAAGCGGTTCGACGAGATCGTTCAATGTCACGGCACGGAGGCGGGCTACTACGGGCACGCGAGCGTGGGCTGCCTGCATATCCGCCCGCTCATCAACCTGAAAGATGACGCCGAAGTCAAAAAGATGGTGTCCATTTCGGACGAGATAAGCGATCTAGTGTTGGAGTTCGGCGGATCGCTGAGCGGCGAGCATGGCGACGGTCTGGTTCGCAGCCCGTACACCGAGAAAATGTTCGGCAGCGAGATATACGACGCATTCCGCAATGTCAAGCGCACTTTCGATCCGAAGGGCATTATGAACCCGGGCAAGATTGTGGACGCGCCGCCGATGACGGACAGCCTGCGAATTGGCCCGCAGTATCAGCCGTTGCAGATAGACACCGGCTTCGCGTACAAGGAAGAGGGCAGTTTTGCGCACGCAATCGAAATGTGCAACGGGCAGGGTCAGTGCCGCAAGGTGCTAGGCGGGACGATGTGCCCATCGTACATGGTAACGCGCGACGAAGAGCATTCGACGCGCGGGCGTGCCAATGCGCTGCGCAGTGCTATGTCCGGCGCGCTGCCGCACGAAGCGCTGACGAGCAAGCGCATGATGCAGGTAATGGACCTGTGCTTGGAGTGCAAGGGCTGCAAGGCGGAATGCCCGTCCAATGTGGACATGGCGAAGCTCAAGTACGAATTCTTGGACAAATACAAGAAAGCTAACGGCTACTCGCTGCGCGATAGGATGATGGGCAACGTGGCGTTCTTCAACAAGATGGCGTCGCCGTTCGCGCCATTGGCGAACCTGCCGCTGAAGTCCGCAATCGGCAAGGAACTGCTAGATCGATACGCGGGCATCGATAAGCGGCGTGATTTGCCAATGCTGGCAAACCAGACATTCCTGCAATGGTTCAGGGCGTCCGGCGGATCGCCGGCGTCTGATGCGGTGCATGGCACGGTCGTGCTGTTCCCCGACACATTCACGAACTACAATCATCCTGAACTCGGCATCGCAGCCGTGAAGGTCCTGCGACACTTGGGATTCCGCGTAGCGCTGCCGGAGGTGGGATGCTGCGGTCGCCCGATGCTGTCGAAGGGCTTTATGGACAAGGCGAAGGCGAGCGCGCGGGCGAATGTGGACAGCGTGTATCCGCTAATCGAGCAAGGCGCTAAGCTGGTGGGATTGGAGCCGAGTTGCATCCTGAGCTTCAGAGACGAGTACGAAGACTTGCTCGGCGGCGAACCGAAGGCGAAGGCGATAGCGGAGAACACGATGCTCATCGAAGAGTTCCTGCTATACGCGCAGGAACGGCACGGCGCGGAGATAGAGTTCACGCAGCCGCCGGGAACGGTGCTGTTCCACGGGCATTGCCATCAGAAGGCATTGGTCGGCACGCGCCCAGCGATGCAGGTGCTAAACTCGATTCAGGGCTGCGAGGCGCGAGAGATACAGAGCGGCTGTTGCGGAATGGCGGGGTCGTTCGGTATGGAGAAGGAGCATTACGACATCTCCATGAGCATCGGAGAGATGGCGTTGTTCCCGGCGGTTCGCGCGCAGGAAGGCGAATTCGAACTGGTGATGGAAGGCGTATCCTGCCGTCAGCAGGTAGAAAGCGGAACAGGCAAGAAGGCAAAGCATCTGGTGGAGCTGCTGGCAGACGCGATTTAG